From a region of the Alnus glutinosa chromosome 1, dhAlnGlut1.1, whole genome shotgun sequence genome:
- the LOC133861036 gene encoding uncharacterized protein LOC133861036, translated as MKLKFSSRAMDTLSLNLQPGFKFSPTDVQIFDHYLKLKITGNDEELYFIREVQFFKQEPWDMPGLSGIETTDGEWFFFSSPELKQPNGKRFNRRTDAGYWKVTGKDQEIWSGASLIGKKKFLVFYKRGTGSTASKWEKTNWVTHEYHTTLKELDGTKPGQKAFVLCRLFYKPKQNSGKVGSAKSKLSLEEQAEDHPTTNESLYENSDGMTYDTSESPDKGSKARKRKCSSKAGPPKSKRSATSVYPALEKQAEDHTTTNEFLHSENSDTIASVECSDSNSHAYASENQVAEMATVIDNEVVDSNMACVPPDLLDVDWRSFLSTLPASGEEADNHVTRYYPTKAFDAYTTKNHTAQVTAGEVNLQLDEEELEMLSVLMQDPLGCNSLTPLSSLPNTPVVSSPSTAKSSPEEAGSDKRQASVSPASGEEADNHVTRYCPTKAFDGTTSNTIAFTECNHISDSAYTTKNKAAEVTAGDQVVDSNISCVTPDLIDLYWSLLSPYLDGEVPFQHGTNDPADCSSELLGLKPNYPDEFLHSDPSSQKNLAFDRETMENMESVKDDGSHSAPSAKMLNALFDPTVQDSMWSQ; from the exons ATGAAACTCAAATTCTCTTCGCGTGCGATGGATACGTTGTCTTTGAATCTGCAACCGGGGTTCAAGTTCAGTCCGACGGACGTGCAAATCTTCGACCACTACTTGAAGTTAAAGATCACTGGGAATGACGAAGAGCTTTACTTTATTCGCGAAGTTCAGTTCTTCAAACAGGAGCCCTGGGATATGCCAG GTTTATCCGGCATAGAGACGACGGATGGAGAGTGGTTCTTCTTCTCATCGCCAGAACTGAAGCAGCCGAATGGGAAACGGTTTAACAGGAGGACCGACGCTGGGTACTGGAAAGTGACCGGTAAGGATCAAGAAATCTGGTCCGGAGCGAGCttgattggaaaaaaaaagtttctggtTTTCTATAAGAGGGGTACTGGCAGTACTGCTTCTAAATGGGAAAAAACCAATTGGGTAACGCATGAGTACCACACAACCTTGAAGGAGCTTGATGGCACCAAACCCGGACAG AAAGCCTTCGTCCTCTGTCGTTTATTCTATAAACCTAAGCAAAACTCCGGCAAAGTTGGATCTGCCAAGTCTAAATTATCACTGGAAGAGCAAGCTGAGGATCATCCAACAACTAATGAATCTCTTTATGAAAATTCTGATGGAATGACATATGACACTTCAGAATCTCCAGACAAGGGCAGCAAAGCGCGAAAGCGGAAGTGCTCTAGCAAAGCTGGACCTCCCAAGTCTAAACGAAGTGCGACTTCAGTATATCCAGCACTGGAAAAGCAAGCTGAAGATCATACAACAACCAACGAATTTCTtcattctgaaaattctgacaCTATAGCAAGTGTTGAGTGTAGTGACAGCAATTCTCATGCTTACGCTTCAGAGAATCAAGTGGCAGAAATGGCAACTGTGATAGATAATGAG GTGGTAGACTCAAATATGGCCTGTGTCCCACCAGACCTACTAGATGTAGATTGGAGGAGCTTTCTCTCCACATTACCAGCATCAGGAGAGGAAGCTGACAATCATGTCACAAGATATTATCCTACAAAAGCTTTTGATgcctacactacaaaaaatcacacTGCCCAAGTAACGGCTGGTGAG GTTAATCTGCAACTGGACGAGGAAGAACTAGAAATGCTCTCTGTCCTGATGCAAGATCCACTAGGTTGCAACTCTTTGACCCCCTTAAGTTCACTCCCCAATACACCTGTCGTTTCATCTCCTAGCACAGCTAAATCTTCTCCTGAAGAAGCAGGGTCTGACAAAAGACAGGCTTCAGTATCTCCAGCATCAGGAGAGGAAGCTGACAATCATGTCACAAGATATTGTCCTACAAAAGCTTTTGATGGAACGACATCAAACACTATAGCATTCACTGAGTGTAACCACATTAGTGATAGTgcctacactacaaaaaataaagcTGCCGAAGTAACAGCTGGTGATCAG GTGGTAGACTCAAATATATCCTGTGTCACACCAGATCTAATAGATTTATATTGGAGCTTGCTCTCTCCCTACCTTGATGGTGAGGTGCCTTTTCAACATGGCACGAATGATCCAGCCGATTGTAGCTCTGAATTATTGGGTTTAAAACCTAATTATCCAGATGAATTCCTTCATAGTGATCCTAGCAGTCAAAAGAATCTTGCTTTTGACCGTGAGACAATGGAAAACATGGAATCTGTTAAGGACGACGGATCACACAGTGCACCAAGTGCAAAAATGCTCAATGCACTG TTTGATCCAACGGTTCAAGATTCTATGTGGTCTCAATAG
- the LOC133861291 gene encoding protein NTM1-like 9 — MAALSSNLPPRFKFSPTDVQIIDYYLRLKITGNDEELYFIREVQLTDEELYVLQTGARGYASLVSLTVSLSGIETTDGEWIFFSSPELKQPNGKRFNWRTDAGYWKVTGKDQEIWSGASLIGKKKFLVFYKRGTASKWEKTNWVMHEYHTTLKELDGTKPGQKAFVLCRLFYKPKQNSGKAGPAKSKLALEGQAEDHPTTNESLHSEISNGMTYDTSESPDKGSRARKRKDSSKAGPAKSKRSATSVSPALEKQADRRSYNK, encoded by the exons ATGGCTGCGTTGTCTTCGAATCTGCCACCGAGGTTCAAGTTCAGTCCGACGGACGTGCAAATCATCGACTACTACTTGAGGTTAAAGATCACTGGGAATGACGAAGAGCTTTACTTTATTCGCGAAGTTCAGTTAACTGACGAAGAGCTTTACGTTCTTCAAACGGGAGCCCGGGGATATGCCAG TCTGGTATCTTTAACTGTAAGTTTATCCGGCATAGAGACGACGGATGGAGAGTGGATCTTCTTCTCGTCCCCAGAACTGAAGCAGCCGAATGGGAAACGGTTTAACTGGAGGACCGACGCTGGGTACTGGAAAGTGACCGGTAAGGATCAAGAAATCTGGTCCGGAGCGAGCttgattggaaaaaaaaagtttctggtTTTCTATAAGAGGGGTACTGCTTCTAAATGGGAAAAAACCAATTGGGTAATGCATGAGTACCACACAACCTTGAAGGAGCTTGATGGCACCAAACCCGGACAG AAAGCCTTTGTCCTCTGTCGTTTATTCTATAAGCCTAAGCAAAACTCCGGCAAAGCTGGACCTGCCAAGTCTAAATTAGCACTGGAAGGGCAAGCTGAAGATCATCCAACTACTAATGAATCTCTTCATTCTGAAATTTCTAATGGAATGACATATGACACTTCAGAATCTCCAGACAAGGGCAGCAGAGCTCGAAAGCGAAAGGACTCTAGCAAAGCTGGACCTGCCAAGTCTAAACGAAGTGCGACTTCAGTATCTCCAGCACTGGAAAAGCAAGCTGATCGAAGATCATACAACAAGTAA